The following nucleotide sequence is from Malania oleifera isolate guangnan ecotype guangnan chromosome 4, ASM2987363v1, whole genome shotgun sequence.
TTGTTGAAAGAATGTTCAACACCAAATTAATAACCTTGCAAACTAATGGAGGTGGTGAATTTAAACCCATCACTGCCATGTGTCAAAAAGTTGGAATCCAACATCGCCTTTTATGTCCTCACACTCATCAACAAAATGGACTTGTTGAGAGAAAGCATAGTCATATTGTTGAAACCGGGCTTGCCCTCTTGGCCCAAGCATTTCTTTCCTTTTCATATTGGGCCGATGCCTTTAAAATTGCGGTTCATTTAATAAATTGTCTCCCCTCTCCAACATTAAATCATAAATCTCTTTATTCAATGATTTATAATCATGAACCCAATTACAATTTTTTGAAGGTATTTGGTTGCCTTTGTTGGCCCAACCTTCGACCATACCTCTCAAACAAATTTAATTTTCGGTCCACTCCTTGCTTATTCCTTGGCTATAGTGCTTCCCACAAGGGATAAAAATATTTAGATCTCTCAAACAATAGACTATACATATCACGTGATGTCATTTTTTATGAAAACTCATTTCCTCTTGCACAGTCTCTGCTTAATACACCTTCTCAATCACAACCCACAAACTCTTCTCCATCCGCTCCTACTCTGGCCTCCTTACCCATTATATCACCTTCAATACTCAGCCCAGCTCTGCACTAACCTCCTGCTAGCCCAACTCACTCACAGTCACCTTCTATTCTCGGCCCAAACCCTAGTCCACTGCCACAAATATCTTCTCCTGCACCTCCTTCTACCTCCCAATCTCATCAAACATCAAACACCTCGCCTCCTTCCAACTCCATCCCCTCAAATGATCCTCCAATCATGTCCCTCCTCGGTCCCCCATAATAACTCGTGCCCAAACCAATTCCTCCCGCCTTAGAGTGTTCTTTGATGGTACTGTGCCCTAGCTAGCTCACCAATGCCTCACCACCACTGTTCCTATTCCCGATGAGCCTTCAAGCTACATAGTGGCTTCAAAATTTCCGGATTGGTGTGTGGCAATAGCCCAGGAGTTTGTTGCTTTGACTCAACCATACTTGGAGGCTTGTGCCATCTATTCCCTCTTCAAACACTCTTGGGTGACCTTGGGTATATCGCACCAAGACCAACGCAAATGGTCCATTTTAGCGACGGAAGGCCCAATTAGTGGCCAAAGGCTTTCATCAACAACCTGGACTTGACTACCACGAGACATTCGGTCCCGTGGTTAAACCTTCGACAATTCGTCTTATCGTGTCCATTATTGTGTCTCGACGCTGGGCATTGCTCCAACTATATATTGAGAATGTCTTTTTTGCATGGAACTCTTATTGATGATGTCTTTATGCAGTGGCCCCAGGGCTTGGTGGACCCAACTCATCCTCCATTTGTGCGCAAGCTCAACAAGgcaatttttgggttgaagcaagctccaagagcttggttcGATCAACTTAGTTCCTGGCAACTTGAGTATGGACTTCTTGCCTCCAAAGCTGGTCCttcactttttattttcagtaatgGTGTAGTTGGAATTTTCTTGCTTGTCTATGCCGATGACATAGTGATAACTGCGTCTAACTCTTCTGTTATTGATACTTTGATTGTTGCCATGCCTATTGCCTTCCCTGTTCAGGATTTTGGGaatttgtctttatttttggGTCTTGAAATTGATCATACCACAAATGGTTTGTTGATCTCACAAagaaaatatatcaaaaatttacTCACCCACAACAACATGCTTCAATCCGAACCCATGTCCTCACCAATGGTCGCATCCCTTAAGCTTTCTAAATTTGATTAACCTGATTTTGATGATCCTATTCTCTACAAATCCTTAGTTGGAGGTCTTCAATACCTCAATGTCACCCGCCCATATCTATCATTTGCCGTGAATAAACTTtgtcaatttatgcactcaccCAAACTTACTCATTAGAGTGCGCACTGAAAAGTGTCGTGAGATGCCTCAATGGTACAATAAACCATGGTTTATTTTTTGCTTCTCAGTCAAGTTTTGTTCTTCAAGCTTATTCCGATACAAATTGGGGTGGTTGTCTGAATGATCAACGATCAACCAGTGGCTTTTGCATCTATCTTGACAACCATCTCATATCATGTAGCTAGATCATCTATAAAAGCTGAATACCAAATCCTTGGCATGCAGCTGAATTAATATGGCTTCAAACTCTTCTCAAAGAACTTGGTCTGTTTTTACCTCAAACACCAACACTGGTAAAAGATATTCTTCTCTTGGCATTGGAAAATGGGGAGCAGTACCTAGGTTAAATGAGAGCGAGAAAAGAgagtgaaattaaaattttgaatcagACATCATCTGCTGTAAAGACtaggaaaaaaaatttgcaaaatcAGATTTGGTGAGCACATGAGGGTTCACTTATGAACAACGAATCATTAtatcacaataataatacaaaacagtTCCTAATTGCATCCAAATTATAAGAATATAAGTCGCTAAAGCAAAAAAATCTTTTCATAACTCAATATACATCTTATTTTGCGGGATCATCCAATTGATGTCTTTGCTGAAATATAGGTGAGTGCCCGTCTGTGATAAGTTGTGCGCTGCCTCTTGTATTTCTGTACAAAAGCCCCAAGTTCCATCTCCCGGTCAAGAAGCTGCTTATGCAAGCTTTCAGACTCTTCCTCTGTTTGATTCATAGCCTCTGCAAATCACATCTCCATTAAATTTTTATAGCAAAGAGCTTTTAGAACCAGATCACATATTTGACCATGCCTTTATACCTTGCAATCTTCTAAGCAATGAGGCAGGGgaattgaatttcaaaatttcttcttttctcttctctagTTCATTTAATTTCTCTTGAGCAGCAGCCAGCTCTGTTGTACGGATGATTCTGCACTGTGATCCcagatagaaaaaataataataagtatataaaaaaaaaagcaaattaaTAAATAATGCTCTGACGTAAGGCTTCAAGAAAGAAGATGCAAACAAGCATCAAACATTCACCTGATTTCTCAGCTCCATTATGCGAGGCTCCTTTTCTAAATTCTCCCCTGTTGATGCAATCTAATCAGCTACCTAGTAGAATAATAACAacgataataatagtaataatacagACAAGCTAGATACTCACTTGTAAGCTGCAGTGTTTCCTTCCGAAGTTCATCCCTTAGCTGATGTCAGTTGCATGAAAGAGCACAAGAAACAGTTGAGAGGCCTCCAACCCCaaagtaggaaaaaaaaatttcacatcaAAATGCAGAGAAATAACTGCAAATTATTCTATTGTTCTGCAATAAAACCACCGCTGTCGCTTCACACTTTGATAATTATTAAGTATTGATAATTGAGCTAGTTCAGTGATAATTATATCTAGTGCCTTGGTGACTGTTGCAGGGGCAGCATcgaggttctgcagccatggagaaattagaagagagaaggggaaggagaGAGGAGATGCCAGGGGGGAACACACATTCAATTCCAATTCATATTCAACAATAATTGCTTAAAACATGGatttcacacactatttacaagaaagcctctaaacacatgaaattacacatatacccctaaaacaaAATGAATTACAAACAATCCCGTCAAATACgcaaatactacaaacaagcccccaagtACTCATAATATTATCTTAATTAAGCTAAACACATAGTAAACTACTAATTAAATCCAACAATTCCTTAAtccaactcttcttaattattctccaacaaggatcttcccaagatGGAGGATCAGAATTAAGAAGCACACTTGAATTCTTCAAAAGCCAGCAGTTGAATGATACAGGAAATCACGATCCTTTGGCAGCATCGTAGACTTAAATTGAGAGTTGGCAACAATGAACTCATTGGGGATGACAACTCTACAATGGGAATGTTTGAAAGCCTCTGGATGttttcaaacacattcatttccttgcttgtagtgtcttcaagttgagtatcTCTACAAGGATTCTGTCATGTTTAGTTGGTAGTGCAGGCTTTAAGGTGATCTTCTTTATAGCAGAAGacatgtgttctcatgtccttgaatcacacccaaatcatccaaccaaggagaaccaaggagtacatggtcTATCTTTAtaggtatgatatcacaccaaacattatcaaagTAGGCACCCATTTGAATAGGAACTAAACATCTTTCATAAATATTTAAGGTTGTGTCATCAATCCAAGACATCTCATAAGGCTCTGGATGAGGTTATGGATGAAGTTGCATACGAACGACTCCATTTAGAGAAACCATATTCATAGGGCATTGtgcatcaatgatgattttgcaaacaattcctccaagcttgataaagatgtggaaaagcttgaaattgtgcccaaggtatgataaatgatttatcatttcTTTGTCCAATTATTTGTCCCTATGTTTGCTGGATTTATACTTGTATACACTGCAACCATATATCACCAAAAGTTCTTCACAAACTTGCCCACAATTTCTCAAACTAATCCTTCAAAAACAATAGACTTGACTCCCAATTTTTAAGAAATATCTTCAATTCACCTTAATCCAGAGTGTcttgctgaaatgaaacaaattcacttacAAAACTCTCAAATTGCAGCAATAGAATCTGATTTTTGATGCTGGCAatgacaatttctagggttttgtGCCACATTATCATGCTTGTTTGCAATATAAAATGTGTCCGCGATCAAAATATCAACCTGCAGATCAAACTATAGGGGGGAACATCGTGGCTGCAGGCAATTTCTCGCAAGACAGGAAATTGCAGAGGACTTTGGGAGACTTCCTCACGTGCTTCGCTTGGCACATGAATAGCCAGTGGTGAGAGTCCAGTGATGCAACTTCAGGCAGGTGCAGATCAGGGGGTCGAGAGCACAGTGATGGTGGTGATGTGATGAGAAAAACAAAGGACACTAGGGATTCTTGAAGGCTGACGACCAGAGTATGTTTGGCCAACGCATGGGGCCACACAACAGATCAGATGGTGATGCAATTTTTAGGGAAGGGTGCAATTTTGAGGGAAAGTTTGGGAGGCTTCTGATTGCAATGGAATGGGTGTTGTTGCAGCATGGTCGCTGGAAAGTAGAGTTCGGAGAATTGGGAATACaattgaaattttcaaaattgttcaGGACTGCatttcaatgttcttttatttttatttttttaaatactgaaATTTCAGAACAGAGATGATGAGATGAGGGACGAACATAGAAGGAGAGAAGGAGAGTGATTAatggagagaaggagagaagaacaGGCGGAAGAGAAGAGGAAAGGGGGAGATGGggggattgaaatggaagaaagGAGATCGAAGTTGGGCTCTGAAACCAAATAATGctggggcagcatcaaggttctgcagccatggagaaattaaaAGTGGAAGGGGAAGGACAGAGGAGATACCAAGGGGGAACTCATGTTCAgttccaattcaaattcaacaataagTGCTTACAGCATGGccttcacacactatttataagaaagcctctaagcacatgaaattatacatatacccctaaaacaaCATGAATTATAAACaaacccctagaatacacaaatactacaaacaagcccccaaatacacataatactatcTTATTTAACTAGACACATAGCAAACAACAAATTAGACCCAACAAATCCTTGACCCAACTCTTTTTTATTATTCTCAAGGAAGGATCTTCAGGATGTTTTGCTTGTTGCCCTACATCTCTGACAAGCGCCAAAACACTTAAAGTATGAAATCAGGAAGATTGGAATGATGATCAAAGAATTTTAAATGTTCAGGCAAacaattcatttttaattttatcaaACTAGTTAAAATCTCTTAACACTACACTAAAATAAACCTAATCCTcttcataaattaaattattaaactcACCAGGCTGGAAGAAGATAATATTGGAAGTACAATTATTTTCCACTGCTTCAGCGAACAAAGAAATTAACACCTGCCCACCTGTCCCCATTATAACTCAATAGTGGCACTGGTGACATCCTATATTTGATCCACCAAAAATCATAGTAAGGATGAACAACCAACTCAACAATTGTAACTCACAATGTGCCATATTGCCTTCGGTAATAATCACTACTATGCTCTTAATTAGGCATAGCTTCACAAAAAATTATTGTATATAGTTCCACAACatcaaaatttcaaatatttatattttaggtAGAACATAATGGGGATTGGCAAATATCTGATCTTGAAAgatttatattacaatttttttttttaaacaaaagggTTTCAATGaagaataataaatattttatctttGCTACTTACAGCAAGTGTAGTAAACAGATGTCtctattttattttgttcttttatgGCAAAAGAAAAGATTTCATTAATAAGAGAAGAATTTATAAAGTGGAGAATAAGGCATCTCccatcaaaattctggaaaaGCCCAGAAAAGGAACTAAAGAAAAAATAGTATGAAACGTCAAACAAAAAATTCCTCCAATCTCACTGGATTTCTGAAAAGCTAGCTCCCTTAAAACATCCAAAGCCAACGCACCATAAAGAGGCCCATTAACCCAAATCAGCTAACAACTCAATTATTTCCCTGAAAAGAAATCCGTGCATTACACTCCAACCATGATGCCCACAACACAGCAAATATACAGAATTTCTAAAGAACAGCCCTATCCTTCTTCCAAAAGCCTCAAAAGAAATAGCCAACATTCCATCTATCAACACTGAGCAAACCCAAGCTTCTCCCAAGTCCCAACACTCCAAATAATTTACTCCAGATGCTCCAAGCAAAGTCACAGTGCAAGAACAAATGAGATGCagattcagaattcaaataacagAGTACACAAGCATCTGGAGATGAGGCCTTCAAATGTCTCCTGATTTGCAACAGATTATTAGTATGCATAGTCAGCCAAATGAAAGCATTAATCTTTGGGGGAGCTTTGGCCTTCTAGATACACAAGTATAGAGGAGGAAAACAAGAATTAGAACGGGTCAAAAactccaaaaaacaaaaaaaaaagaattacaaGAATAAGCCCCCAAATGATCCAAAGCTCAAGAACAAGTACCCCTAGCTGAAAGAAATGATAATTGTTCAATAACAAGAAGAAGGACGAAAGTCCCATCAGTTCTCCATCACTTAGAGATAttctaaaatgaaaatttcaagaaACCAAGGGCCGACCGAAACAAAACAACAAAGAAAGAAATCATACTATCCTGCCCTGAGTTCAATCGAAAGAGATGAGGATAAGAGGCCTATCCTTCTTCCAAAACCCTCAAAAGAAATAGCAAACATTCCTTCCATTGACGCTGAGCAAACCCAAGCTTCTCCCAAGTCCCAACACTCCAAATAATTTACTCCGGATGCTCCAAGCAAAGTCACAGTGCAAGAACAAATGAGATGCagattcagaattcaaataacagAGTACACAAGCATCTGGAGATGAGGCCTTCAAATGTCTCCTGATTTGCAACAGATTATTAGTATGCATAGTCAGCCAAATGAAAGCATTAATCTTTGGGGGAGCTTTGGCCTTCTAGATACACAAGTATAGAGGAGGAAAACAAGAATTAGAACGGGTCAAAAactccaaaaaacaaaaaagaattaCAAGAATAAGCCCCCAAATGATCCAAAGCTCAAGAGCAAGTATCCCTAGCTGAAGAAAAATGATAATTGTTCAATAACAAGAAGAAGGACGAAAGTCCCATCAGTTCTCCATCACTTAGAGATATTCTAAAACGAAAATTTCGAGAAACAAAGGGTCGACCGAAACAAAATGACAAAGAAAAAAATCATACTATCCTGCCCAGAGTTCAATCGAAAGAGATGAGGATAAGAGGCGGATAGAACATCATTTCCCAATCATGGATCTTGCCCAAAATGAATCTGAGAAACCCTCCCCACCTCAAATTGTAAACGAATGTTTCTTCAAACATCTGTTTAAAATGGAGTTACCAGACTCAAGCTAACTTTCTACCAAAATACTTCGTTCATTGAACAATCATTTCCAATATAGATGCAGCCAGTTCTCTGTACATTTTATAAGttcctttttaattttactttttcttttgtCGCAATGAGGAAATGCACTTTGTCAGAATTCCTCTGTGCCAAGTAACTCCACGAATTGTGAACTTTCAAAACCTTTCCATTTGTATATTCTGGTCAAAATTCTTTATGCTTTTATGTTCACTAATTATCTCCAAACAACTCCACAAAAAAGGTGCACAAAATCTGTTTTCCAGAGTTCCCACTTTCTCATGAGCGAAAAGAAATTCACTCTTCAAAACAAGTTAGAATTATCACAAATGAGAACTGATGAACATATGCAGGACTAGATTCCTTGGTGACTGAAATCCTAGTGCATCTTATTGCTTAATGTCCTAAGTATCATCTAACACCTGAAACAAATTGAACTGTCTCACAAATACTTAGGCCCAACTCAGTAAGAAGGTCAGCAAGCTAGTTTGCTAACATAAAAGCCAAGCTCAACGCTACATATCAACCTTAATTACTTTACGAGCCAAGCAAGATAAGACTCATCTCATTTAGGCTTGTACACAATCAACATAGACATGACGCTGTCATAGTAATATTATCAGCCCAAAACTTAATCCAAATAGCACTTCAAATGATTTTACAAATATGACTTGAAATTTCTTAAGCGTTAAACCTATGCCACATTGTACATATGGCAGTAAGCCTTGAAACCGTCATAATCACTAAATGTAGGACCATCAGATTATAACACAGCAATGAAATTACATAATAGAAATTTATGCATTGAGAGATTTGTTCTCCCCTCACCCTTCTTTCTTCCCCTGTCCCTCCCACTCCCTCTCCTTTATCTCCACACCCCCCAACCCTCCCCCAGCCCCTGGCATGAGTTTTTAGGTAAAGAAGAGTTAAATACCAAACAACAAGTTTATTTGTAGTACACTGAGAGAACAGGGTTCCTATTTTTGCTGTGCCTCAGCTAAAGTGCTATGTTCTTCCTTACAAGAGCCTTCCGATAGAGATAACTACAAGTTCAAAAGATACTTGGTAAAGTACTAAAAACAGGTAAAAAGGGAAAGCCAGATAAAATTCCACTGTCGAAAATATTAGAGCACATAGAGATTAATATAACAAAACAGTGAAGAAACACATACAAAGAGAGGATGTACATAACTTAAGAGCACATTGAGGAAGAAATAAAAATCTAGTAAGCTAGTTCACTCAAAAACCTACAAATAAGTAACTGTAGAATGGTTGGAATCATTAAAGCAGACAAAATTGTtgctcaaaaatcaaaataacaCCAGTCAGATTGTCAAGTCCAGATTCCAAGCATTCAAAATTCTGTTAGTATATCTCCCAAGGTCCCTTATATGCAACCTGGAAGAATCTGCCATGCTCTTTTACTATTAATGACAAAAACACTCTTCACAACATGAGTGGCTCTGTTACCCTTTCTGGTATATAAGATATAACCCACTTCAAGCCAAGCAACATAAGAACATGGTCCAGATTCCACTTGGCAATAGGGCAAGGAAGAAGCAGGTGCCTGAGTCCCACAACACACTCCTCGCAGGCTTATCCTTTCTACACAAAGTGCATATATTGACAATCTGCATAACATCCTTTTTTCTTCAGATTACCCCAAGCAAGAAGAGACTCCCAACCCTCTAAccaaaggaaaatttgaaattaatgAGGTGCTTAATTTTTCCAGATTGTTTTCTATGGATATTCCCCCTTTTCTCCCCATACAGTGATACACAATtcaacttaaaaataaataaataaataaataaatttctgatCCTACACCAAATAACCCTGATTATCAGGCTAAATTGAAACTCTGCAAAGACTTTTCAGAAATATTCAATCTATTCGATCTCTTCCATCCCTCAGTCCTGCAAAGCTCTAATAAAAGCAGGCAGCCAGCAGACGCTGTCATCAATTATAGCCAGGACATCCTTCACAAAAACTTCTTTACCTCTGGAATTACAAACCAGGGTAATCCCTCTTAATGAGCCTTTCCCTACACCAGCAGTCATCCATAAAATTCATTTTTTGGCCATTACCAACTTTTAATATGATGTGCTTGGAGAATTCATCTCAAGCCCTACCTCATGAGTGCCTCTCATCTGTTTAGTAGTCAACCAAATCCctggtttcctttttttttttttttttttctctacagCTCCCCTCTATTTTGCTCTTTCCATAGCAaatttcaaatcactttataaAAATAGCCTTGTTGAAATTCTTGAGATTCCTAACACCCCCCCTCAAATTCAAATCTCTACAGATCATCCCCCAATTCACCAAGTGAATTTTTTATTCTTCGCCCCATATAGAAGTCTCTTTCCAACTTTCATAGCCATAGAGGCTAAAATGGTAATTAGAGACAAGCAGAAGGTTGGGAGGCTAGATAAAGTGCTCTAAATGCATGTTACCTTTACCTCTCTGAGAAAGCTATTGTCTTTTCCAGCTGGCCAACCTCCTTTCCACTCTTACCATTACAAAATCCCAAACTCCCACATTCTTGTTATTTCCACAAAaagggaggaaaaaaaaaaacaacaggCAAATTGCTCTCTATCTAGATTTTTTAATAATGGCAAAGCCCCAAAATTCactgtatatatttacatatattatcAACAAGTTAGATATCAGAGTGAGTTAACTACTGCCAATCAATCCTACCCAGTTTGAAACAATAACTGACAAAAGCACTGAGCCTGTCCCTACTGCAGCAAAAATAGGACATATTCAGTTGTATTTGAGGTGGGACATTTGTTAGTCAAGTTTCAGAATTAATCCTGATGGGTTGTCAGCTCATCCTAAACCCACAAGCATCCTAAGAGACCAAGGTAATATATCTAATACAAGGTTAGAAAGTAAACCAACAAAAGCAATACGTGAAGACTCTTAAGTATAATATATGAGTATGAGCATAAACATTAAAATAGTATAAAAACTTACATTATTTTGAGTTTTGACTTG
It contains:
- the LOC131153409 gene encoding vacuolar protein-sorting-associated protein 37 homolog 1-like produces the protein MFKFWGSQEQQAQPRPQDISTQSWYPPSVVSSSGSSRPSTPSSGSSSFQRPSERPHSPSQVSPAEAASIIALLKDKSVDELRKLLSDKDAYNQFLLSLDQVKTQNNLRDELRKETLQLTRENLEKEPRIMELRNQCRIIRTTELAAAQEKLNELEKRKEEILKFNSPASLLRRLQEAMNQTEEESESLHKQLLDREMELGAFVQKYKRQRTTYHRRALTYISAKTSIG